The Lagenorhynchus albirostris chromosome 6, mLagAlb1.1, whole genome shotgun sequence genome includes a window with the following:
- the CDCA7 gene encoding cell division cycle-associated protein 7 isoform X2: MDARRVPQKDRRAKKNFKKFRYVKLISMETSSSSDDSCDSFASDNFANTRLQADHAGCRTRSQCRSSGPLRVAMKFPTRNTRGAASERAVPSEPSENSVTDCNSDSEDESGMNFLEKRALNIQQNKAMLAKLMSELESFPGSFPGSRSLPGSSSRPKTPRRRTFPGVSCRRNPERRARPLTRSRSRVLGSHSAPPTEDEEEDEEEEDKYMLVRKRKPVAGYVNEDDMPRSRRPGSMALPHIIRPVDEITEEELDNICSNSREKIYNRSLGTTCHQCRQKTMDTKTNCRNPECWGVRGQFCGPCLRNRYGEEVRDALLDPSWHCPPCRGICNCSFCRQRDGRCATGVLVYLAKYHGFGNVHAYLKSLKQEFEMQA; this comes from the exons ATGGACGCTCGCCGCGTGCCG CAAAAGGATCGCAGAGCAAAGAAGAACTTCAAGAAATTCAGATATGTGAAGTTGATTTCCATGGAAACCTCGTCATCCTCTGATGACAGttgtgacagctttgcttctgaTAATTTtgcaaacaca AGGCTGCAGGCAGACCACGCGGGCTGTCGGACCCGCAGTCAATGCAGAAGTTCCGGACCTCTCCGGGTGGCCATGAAGTTTCCAACTCGAAACACCAGGGGAGCTGCCAGCGAGAGAGCAGTGCCCTCCGAACCCTCAGAGAATTCTGTGACCGATTGCAATTCTGATTCAGAAGATGAAAGTGGCATGAATTTTTTGGAGAAAAGGGCTTTAAATATACAGCAAAACAAAGCAATG CTTGCAAAACTAATGTCAGAATTAGAAAGCTTTCCTGGCTCCTTCCCTGGAAGTCGTTCCCTGCCAGGCTCCAGTTCA CGTCCAAAGACACCCCGAAGGCGCACATTCCCAGGTGTCTCCTGCAGGAGAAACCCTGAGCGGAGAGCTCGTCCTCTCACCAGGTCGAGGTCTCGGGTCCTTGGGTCGCACAGTGCCCCGCCCACGGAGGAtgaggaggaggacgaggaggaagAGGATAAGTACATGTTGGTGAGAAAGAGGAAGCCCGTGGCCGGCTACGTGAAC GAAGATGACATGCCCCGAAGTCGTCGCCCCGGATCCATGGCCCTTCCCCATATAATTCGTCCAGTGGACGAAATCACGGAGGAAGAATTGGACAACATCTGCAGCAACTCTCGAGAGAAGATCTATAACCGTTCATTG GGTACAACTTGTCATCAGTGCCGCCAGAAAACTATGGATACCAAGACAAACTGCAGAAACCCAGAGTGCTGGGGCGTTCGAGGCCAGTTCTGCGGGCCCTGCCTTCGAAACCGTTACGGTGAAGAAGTCAGGGATGCTCTGCTAGACCCA AGCTGGCACTGCCCACCGTGTCGCGGGATCTGCAACTGCAGCTTCTGTCGGCAGAGAGACGGGCGGTGTGCAACTGGGGTGCTCGTGTACTTAGCCAAGTACCACGGCTTCGGGAACGTGCATGCTTACTTGAAAAG TCTAAAACAGGAGTTTGAAATGCAAGCATAA
- the CDCA7 gene encoding cell division cycle-associated protein 7 isoform X1: MDARRVPQKDRRAKKNFKKFRYVKLISMETSSSSDDSCDSFASDNFANTKPKFRSDISEELANVFYEDSDNESFCGFSESEVQDVLDHCGFLQKPRPDVTNELASIFHADSDDESFCGFSESEIQDGMRLQADHAGCRTRSQCRSSGPLRVAMKFPTRNTRGAASERAVPSEPSENSVTDCNSDSEDESGMNFLEKRALNIQQNKAMLAKLMSELESFPGSFPGSRSLPGSSSRPKTPRRRTFPGVSCRRNPERRARPLTRSRSRVLGSHSAPPTEDEEEDEEEEDKYMLVRKRKPVAGYVNEDDMPRSRRPGSMALPHIIRPVDEITEEELDNICSNSREKIYNRSLGTTCHQCRQKTMDTKTNCRNPECWGVRGQFCGPCLRNRYGEEVRDALLDPSWHCPPCRGICNCSFCRQRDGRCATGVLVYLAKYHGFGNVHAYLKSLKQEFEMQA, from the exons ATGGACGCTCGCCGCGTGCCG CAAAAGGATCGCAGAGCAAAGAAGAACTTCAAGAAATTCAGATATGTGAAGTTGATTTCCATGGAAACCTCGTCATCCTCTGATGACAGttgtgacagctttgcttctgaTAATTTtgcaaacaca aaaccTAAATTCAGGTCAGATATCAGTGAAGAACTGGCAAATGTTTTTTATGAGGACTCTGATAATGAATCTTTCTGCGGCTTTTCAGAAAGTGAGGTGCAAGATGTGTTAGACCATTGTGGATTTTTACAGAAACCAAGGCCAGATGTCACTAACGAACTGGCCAGTATTTTTCATGCCGACTCTGATGATGAATCGTTTTGCGGTTTCTCAGAGAGTGAGATACAAGATGGAATG AGGCTGCAGGCAGACCACGCGGGCTGTCGGACCCGCAGTCAATGCAGAAGTTCCGGACCTCTCCGGGTGGCCATGAAGTTTCCAACTCGAAACACCAGGGGAGCTGCCAGCGAGAGAGCAGTGCCCTCCGAACCCTCAGAGAATTCTGTGACCGATTGCAATTCTGATTCAGAAGATGAAAGTGGCATGAATTTTTTGGAGAAAAGGGCTTTAAATATACAGCAAAACAAAGCAATG CTTGCAAAACTAATGTCAGAATTAGAAAGCTTTCCTGGCTCCTTCCCTGGAAGTCGTTCCCTGCCAGGCTCCAGTTCA CGTCCAAAGACACCCCGAAGGCGCACATTCCCAGGTGTCTCCTGCAGGAGAAACCCTGAGCGGAGAGCTCGTCCTCTCACCAGGTCGAGGTCTCGGGTCCTTGGGTCGCACAGTGCCCCGCCCACGGAGGAtgaggaggaggacgaggaggaagAGGATAAGTACATGTTGGTGAGAAAGAGGAAGCCCGTGGCCGGCTACGTGAAC GAAGATGACATGCCCCGAAGTCGTCGCCCCGGATCCATGGCCCTTCCCCATATAATTCGTCCAGTGGACGAAATCACGGAGGAAGAATTGGACAACATCTGCAGCAACTCTCGAGAGAAGATCTATAACCGTTCATTG GGTACAACTTGTCATCAGTGCCGCCAGAAAACTATGGATACCAAGACAAACTGCAGAAACCCAGAGTGCTGGGGCGTTCGAGGCCAGTTCTGCGGGCCCTGCCTTCGAAACCGTTACGGTGAAGAAGTCAGGGATGCTCTGCTAGACCCA AGCTGGCACTGCCCACCGTGTCGCGGGATCTGCAACTGCAGCTTCTGTCGGCAGAGAGACGGGCGGTGTGCAACTGGGGTGCTCGTGTACTTAGCCAAGTACCACGGCTTCGGGAACGTGCATGCTTACTTGAAAAG TCTAAAACAGGAGTTTGAAATGCAAGCATAA